One part of the Sulfolobus tengchongensis genome encodes these proteins:
- a CDS encoding transposase, with the protein MLRNLRLKTFQPEEEYVYLTYSLKNDKKEESKILLENYRILLQKALDWLWERTKIERKEVKKGKKAITKVKITLPKKKEVYKELRDELEKINVLASHYVDKAINDAYSILKSWKRRAEKGQASLRKPTLRKVYVRVKSTLRKVEGESVRITIRPYEYVTFSWSHKWFSRRVKGLELGEPIIKEDKVYLSFRYKLPWSTPLDFLAIDSNLYTLDAYDGDKFITFSIKGLYSLKYGMQLKRGRVQSFASKHGKKGKELMKKYSHRERNRVLDYIHKFVNNLLEIYPLTLFAVEKLNKKEMFEDVNDSLSKKISRTVWRTIHRVIKYKAPLYGSFVKEVNPYLTSKSCPRCGWVSRKVGGTFHCERCGFTLDRQLNASLNIYLKMCGFPHIRDIPRVWVGVIPLMGRRRMSGAMLRDFGEAQGLRIDIKYHEIL; encoded by the coding sequence GTGTTGAGGAACTTAAGGCTTAAAACATTCCAACCAGAAGAAGAGTACGTCTACCTAACCTACTCCTTGAAGAACGATAAGAAGGAGGAGAGCAAGATATTACTAGAGAACTATAGAATCCTACTACAGAAAGCACTAGACTGGTTGTGGGAGAGGACTAAGATAGAGAGAAAAGAAGTGAAGAAGGGTAAGAAAGCCATCACGAAGGTTAAAATAACCTTGCCTAAGAAGAAGGAAGTGTACAAGGAGCTCAGGGATGAACTAGAGAAGATTAACGTCCTGGCTTCACACTACGTGGATAAAGCAATAAACGACGCTTACTCGATATTGAAGAGTTGGAAGAGGAGGGCTGAGAAGGGACAAGCATCGTTAAGGAAACCAACACTGAGGAAGGTTTACGTTAGGGTAAAGTCAACCCTTAGGAAGGTTGAGGGCGAGAGTGTTAGGATTACTATAAGACCTTATGAATACGTCACCTTCTCTTGGTCTCATAAGTGGTTTTCAAGGAGGGTTAAGGGACTTGAGTTAGGTGAGCCAATAATTAAGGAGGACAAAGTGTACTTATCGTTCCGTTATAAATTACCCTGGAGTACTCCCCTAGATTTCCTAGCAATTGATAGCAACCTTTACACACTAGACGCGTATGATGGTGATAAGTTCATCACGTTCTCCATTAAGGGACTATACAGTTTGAAGTACGGTATGCAGTTGAAGAGGGGTAGGGTTCAGTCCTTCGCCTCAAAGCACGGTAAGAAGGGTAAAGAACTTATGAAGAAGTACTCTCACCGTGAGAGGAACCGTGTACTGGATTATATCCACAAGTTCGTTAACAATTTGCTAGAGATTTACCCTCTCACACTGTTTGCTGTTGAGAAGTTAAACAAAAAAGAGATGTTTGAGGACGTAAATGATTCCCTCTCTAAGAAGATTTCGAGGACTGTTTGGAGGACTATACACCGTGTAATAAAATACAAGGCTCCCCTTTATGGTTCCTTCGTTAAGGAGGTGAACCCGTACCTCACCTCCAAGTCCTGCCCCAGATGTGGATGGGTTTCCCGAAAGGTCGGCGGGACTTTTCATTGCGAGAGGTGCGGGTTCACCCTAGACAGACAACTAAACGCGTCTCTTAATATTTACCTCAAGATGTGCGGGTTTCCCCACATCCGTGATATTCCGCGGGTGTGGGTTGGGGTTATCCCGCTAATGGGGCGGAGAAGGATGAGCGGAGCAATGCTCCGTGACTTCGGTGAAGCCCAAGGGCTGAGGATTGATATCAAATATCATGAAATCCTATGA
- a CDS encoding IS607 family transposase, whose protein sequence is MLRPKEVCQRLGISYATLREYVKKGYIKPVVLQSGKWRFREEDVEKLMGIVRKRKVILYARVSSNTQKDDLINQVKYLEENVKDYDQVITDIGSGLNMKRKGFLKLLRMILNNEVSKIIIAYPDRLVRFGFEILEEACNAHNCEIVVLNNEDKTPEQELIEDLISILVSFSGKLYGMRSHKYEKVRKCVEELKA, encoded by the coding sequence ATGCTAAGACCTAAAGAAGTCTGCCAACGCCTAGGGATATCCTACGCAACACTTAGAGAATACGTCAAGAAAGGTTACATAAAGCCAGTAGTATTACAGAGCGGAAAGTGGAGGTTTAGGGAAGAAGATGTAGAGAAACTAATGGGGATTGTAAGAAAGAGGAAAGTGATCCTTTATGCTAGAGTATCATCAAACACGCAAAAAGACGACTTAATAAACCAAGTAAAATACCTAGAGGAGAACGTTAAGGATTACGACCAAGTAATAACAGACATAGGATCTGGACTAAACATGAAGAGAAAAGGATTCCTCAAGTTGTTGAGGATGATACTAAATAACGAAGTATCAAAAATAATCATTGCATATCCAGACAGACTAGTTAGATTCGGATTCGAGATACTTGAAGAAGCATGCAATGCACACAACTGCGAAATAGTCGTGTTAAACAATGAGGACAAAACACCAGAACAAGAGTTGATAGAGGATCTGATCTCAATCCTAGTATCATTCAGCGGAAAGTTATACGGAATGAGGAGTCATAAATACGAAAAGGTGAGAAAATGTGTTGAGGAACTTAAGGCTTAA
- a CDS encoding protein D-63, which translates to MTEQATELHELFTELDENIRELLSLVKTLKIDFTIHADDEAISRLEKSLFLAQKIESNLYSLKREVDEQ; encoded by the coding sequence ATGACTGAACAAGCAACAGAACTACACGAGTTATTCACAGAACTCGATGAAAACATCAGAGAACTACTATCGCTAGTAAAAACACTGAAGATCGACTTTACTATACACGCAGATGATGAGGCAATAAGCAGACTGGAGAAGTCACTATTCCTAGCTCAAAAAATAGAATCAAACCTATATTCTCTAAAAAGAGAGGTAGACGAACAATGA
- a CDS encoding ribbon-helix-helix protein, CopG family, whose translation MTLRVITFKVEEELLVKLDLYCINNRKIRSEVIREAIEFYLACKKFGRVYRKNSIEENYKNSITRVQENST comes from the coding sequence ATGACGCTTAGAGTTATTACTTTCAAAGTTGAGGAAGAACTTTTGGTAAAACTTGATCTATACTGCATTAACAATAGAAAAATAAGAAGTGAGGTCATCAGGGAAGCGATTGAATTCTATCTTGCATGTAAAAAATTCGGCAGAGTATATAGAAAGAATTCCATAGAAGAGAATTATAAAAATTCTATTACGAGGGTGCAAGAAAATAGTACTTAG
- a CDS encoding site-specific integrase has product MIIDVSGLTEDQKIRIIEEVLRNGISYDELGIDRSSWWRYKSKKRKIPDNVVEKAIEYLAPDDLIRLTYSIDINRIGINEAIGVIVKATKDPEFRELFLSLLQRSLGEFIKTASYSYPVTSEDLQTFRKLLEKKKAKHTFDDHWRYINRVFKDINYVISPDKIKEYILEQEEESPHRARKMAIVLKLFIKEIIKSRDPILAQILYHSFSIPQPRTKYKPVSLSLNLLKQIFNEVQEIGAKTYFLLLAETGLRTGELFTIEVDQVDLKHRMIKLMKENETKRAYITFLHEKTAEWIEKNYLPYRENYIKRFWGGPKALGQDVEKWKMKFFPMNEDKIRAEIKMAMQRAGKVFRLYDLRAFWASYVIKQGVSPMIVNILQGRTAPNQFRILQEHYLPFSEEELREIYEKHAPKLLT; this is encoded by the coding sequence ATGATAATTGACGTTTCCGGATTAACGGAGGATCAAAAGATAAGGATAATTGAAGAAGTCTTAAGAAATGGCATATCATATGACGAATTAGGAATAGATAGGTCTAGCTGGTGGCGTTACAAAAGTAAGAAGAGAAAAATACCGGATAATGTGGTCGAGAAAGCAATAGAATACTTAGCTCCAGATGACCTAATAAGATTGACCTACAGTATAGATATTAATAGAATAGGGATAAATGAGGCAATCGGAGTCATAGTGAAGGCAACTAAGGATCCGGAATTCAGAGAGTTATTCTTGTCTTTGCTACAGCGGAGTTTAGGTGAATTTATAAAAACTGCATCCTACTCTTATCCGGTAACTTCCGAGGATCTTCAAACTTTCAGAAAGTTGTTGGAAAAGAAGAAGGCAAAACACACTTTCGATGATCACTGGAGGTATATAAACAGAGTGTTCAAGGACATCAACTACGTAATTTCACCCGACAAAATCAAAGAATACATTCTTGAGCAGGAGGAGGAAAGTCCGCATAGAGCTAGGAAGATGGCAATTGTATTAAAACTATTTATTAAGGAAATAATAAAATCGCGGGATCCTATTCTAGCACAAATCTTATATCATAGCTTCTCTATCCCTCAGCCGAGGACTAAGTATAAGCCCGTAAGTCTCTCATTAAACTTACTAAAACAGATCTTTAATGAAGTCCAGGAAATAGGGGCTAAAACTTATTTCCTTCTTCTCGCCGAGACTGGACTAAGAACCGGGGAATTGTTTACTATCGAAGTTGACCAGGTGGATCTGAAACATAGAATGATCAAATTAATGAAGGAAAACGAAACGAAGCGGGCCTACATAACGTTTTTACATGAAAAGACAGCAGAATGGATAGAGAAGAACTATTTGCCATACAGAGAAAATTATATAAAGAGGTTCTGGGGAGGCCCTAAGGCTTTGGGGCAGGATGTGGAAAAGTGGAAGATGAAGTTCTTTCCTATGAATGAAGATAAGATAAGAGCAGAAATCAAGATGGCAATGCAAAGAGCGGGAAAAGTATTCAGACTATATGATTTGAGGGCATTTTGGGCAAGTTATGTGATTAAACAAGGAGTATCGCCGATGATAGTAAATATTTTACAGGGGCGTACAGCACCAAATCAGTTTAGAATCTTACAAGAGCATTACTTACCTTTTTCAGAAGAAGAGCTTAGAGAAATATATGAGAAACACGCTCCAAAACTACTAACTTAA
- a CDS encoding archaemetzincin family Zn-dependent metalloprotease — translation MNVMKVLLVILSNIEKSIMDELIAHLSNYGLKVDILFDSRKYLPISAFNWDRLQFDAEKALNFLKNLYDFNYDSIVFIVDADGYVNSYNFVFGLTIDKVAIVFTSRLREEFYNRKPNPTLFMERLIKEVTHEIGHTLGLSHCNNMGCVMNFSNTIEDVDKKEAYFCEKCKYKVNEKLAKYRPQR, via the coding sequence GTGAACGTGATGAAAGTTCTATTAGTCATCCTATCAAATATCGAAAAATCGATAATGGACGAGTTAATAGCTCATCTCTCGAACTATGGATTAAAGGTTGATATATTGTTTGACAGTAGAAAGTATCTACCAATATCCGCGTTCAATTGGGATAGATTACAATTTGATGCAGAAAAAGCCTTAAACTTCCTAAAGAACCTATATGATTTTAATTACGATTCAATCGTCTTTATTGTAGATGCAGATGGATATGTTAATAGCTATAATTTTGTTTTTGGACTAACTATAGATAAAGTTGCTATAGTATTCACTAGTAGACTAAGAGAAGAGTTCTATAATAGAAAGCCCAATCCAACACTATTTATGGAGAGACTAATAAAAGAAGTCACACATGAAATCGGCCATACACTTGGATTAAGCCACTGCAACAACATGGGCTGCGTGATGAATTTTAGCAATACAATAGAGGATGTAGACAAAAAGGAGGCATATTTTTGTGAGAAATGCAAATATAAGGTTAATGAGAAATTGGCTAAATATCGACCACAAAGGTAA
- a CDS encoding archease, whose translation MKQFEFFEHTADIGVKAYGKSLEEAFSNAALGVFEIITDTSKVSPVIFREIYLNGYDLENLLYKWIEELLYYYDSELLLFSKFEIMIDQDTITLEGRAWGEKFDLTKHERRTVVKAMTYHQLSIEKIDDEYIITFVVDI comes from the coding sequence ATGAAGCAGTTCGAGTTCTTCGAGCATACAGCTGACATAGGCGTTAAGGCCTATGGCAAATCCTTAGAAGAAGCATTTTCTAATGCAGCATTAGGTGTATTTGAGATCATTACTGATACATCTAAGGTTAGTCCAGTTATATTTAGGGAAATTTATTTGAATGGTTACGATTTGGAGAATCTATTATATAAGTGGATAGAGGAACTACTTTATTATTACGACTCTGAGCTATTACTTTTCAGTAAATTTGAGATAATGATAGACCAAGATACTATTACTCTGGAAGGACGGGCATGGGGAGAGAAGTTTGATTTAACGAAGCATGAACGTAGAACTGTGGTGAAAGCTATGACCTATCATCAGTTATCGATAGAGAAGATAGATGATGAATACATTATTACCTTTGTGGTCGATATTTAG
- the cedA gene encoding DNA import protein CedA, whose protein sequence is MDCIRYYSIFLNYLYCVASGIMTDSGYSPFYILYIAINIAGLTYALGALFYGLPIPIYGLKKWGPKMMSDAIYAAVWINIYGAVISVIGKLQSLLGVSWTTFYSSILQLQVQMFNALIQIKSVYYIITTVKISMALALLADPVLQFSSFVTDIIFLLQFFIDLGEFIQSTFMILIAIGILLLSLPFRIGKNIGGTLISSSIVFYIGLPYLPIFMQNMSSSTLSQMEAQLSSIANLNTLIETVAGIVPELVIAFIIVPMLYLSILAGLSLGLGTAIGGSSGRMPFPLDLF, encoded by the coding sequence TTGGATTGCATTAGGTACTACAGTATTTTCCTTAATTACCTATATTGCGTCGCAAGTGGGATCATGACTGATAGTGGATATTCTCCATTTTATATCCTTTATATTGCTATAAATATTGCAGGGTTAACATATGCTCTTGGGGCATTATTTTATGGCTTACCAATACCTATATATGGTCTAAAAAAATGGGGACCTAAAATGATGAGTGATGCTATATATGCAGCAGTGTGGATAAATATCTACGGAGCAGTTATCTCAGTTATAGGCAAATTACAAAGTTTATTAGGAGTAAGTTGGACAACGTTTTATTCTTCGATTTTACAATTACAAGTTCAAATGTTTAATGCATTAATACAGATCAAAAGTGTATATTATATTATAACTACTGTTAAGATATCTATGGCTCTTGCTCTTTTAGCAGATCCTGTTCTTCAATTTTCATCATTTGTTACTGATATAATATTCCTATTGCAGTTTTTTATAGATTTAGGTGAATTTATACAGAGTACGTTTATGATACTTATTGCAATTGGAATTTTACTATTATCACTCCCTTTCAGAATTGGGAAAAACATAGGTGGAACTTTGATATCATCTAGTATTGTATTTTATATCGGATTACCTTATTTGCCAATATTCATGCAGAATATGTCTTCCTCAACACTCTCACAAATGGAAGCTCAATTATCCTCAATTGCAAATTTAAACACTCTTATTGAAACTGTAGCTGGCATAGTACCTGAACTGGTTATTGCTTTTATAATAGTGCCCATGCTCTATTTAAGTATTTTAGCAGGTCTGTCTCTAGGTCTAGGTACTGCTATTGGTGGATCCAGTGGAAGAATGCCATTTCCTTTAGACTTATTTTAG
- the cedA1 gene encoding DNA import protein CedA1, whose translation MVSIVQFVQNLDTQVTEIAWSIFILAWAVGWALRGAPIPIFRVKRTGQDLIEDAILAAFWIALGTTVFSLITYIASQVGS comes from the coding sequence ATGGTAAGTATAGTTCAATTTGTACAAAATTTGGATACTCAAGTTACCGAAATAGCATGGAGTATATTTATATTAGCTTGGGCTGTAGGATGGGCATTAAGAGGTGCACCTATACCAATATTTAGAGTGAAAAGGACTGGACAAGATCTCATTGAGGATGCTATATTGGCAGCCTTTTGGATTGCATTAGGTACTACAGTATTTTCCTTAATTACCTATATTGCGTCGCAAGTGGGATCATGA
- the cmk gene encoding (d)CMP kinase: MRIIISGPPGSGKTSVAVRLANALSYKFVSAGSMFREIAQKMGLDVVNLNRLAETNFDIDRMVDKKIYDYILNERDIIIESHIAGWLFREYADFAVYLWAPLKIRAGRISLRDKVSYDEALSQIISREYMHYKRFKRFYGIDVNDLSVFDLVINTSDIGIDEIVKVILMYFSSVSRNSHSLKSSYNNDK, translated from the coding sequence ATGAGAATTATTATAAGCGGTCCCCCAGGAAGCGGAAAAACCTCAGTGGCAGTAAGGTTAGCTAATGCTCTCTCATATAAGTTTGTATCAGCGGGTAGCATGTTTAGAGAAATAGCACAGAAGATGGGATTAGATGTTGTGAATCTGAATAGGTTAGCTGAGACAAATTTTGATATAGATAGAATGGTTGATAAGAAAATCTATGATTACATATTAAATGAGAGGGATATTATAATTGAGTCTCATATAGCTGGATGGTTATTTAGAGAATATGCGGATTTCGCAGTATATCTATGGGCACCACTTAAAATTAGGGCAGGTAGAATTTCACTGCGAGATAAGGTATCCTACGATGAGGCTCTCTCGCAAATTATTAGTCGAGAATATATGCATTACAAGAGGTTTAAAAGATTTTATGGAATAGACGTTAATGACTTATCAGTTTTTGATCTAGTTATAAATACGTCTGATATAGGAATTGATGAAATAGTTAAAGTAATCTTAATGTATTTCTCATCAGTTTCGCGTAACTCTCACTCGTTAAAAAGTTCTTATAATAACGATAAGTGA
- a CDS encoding 50S ribosomal protein L34e, translated as MPRPALRSRSLRRVYVKLPSGKTTIHYEKKKNDLAKCALCKKPLNGTKTDNLYKYSKVEKRPERPFGGYLCSSCLTHLIKQAVRQF; from the coding sequence ATGCCTAGACCAGCTTTACGCTCTAGGTCACTAAGAAGAGTTTATGTAAAATTACCTAGTGGAAAGACTACAATACACTACGAAAAGAAAAAGAATGATCTAGCTAAGTGTGCTTTATGTAAGAAACCCTTAAATGGTACAAAGACTGACAACCTATATAAGTATAGTAAGGTAGAAAAAAGGCCAGAAAGACCTTTTGGAGGTTATTTGTGCTCTTCGTGTCTTACACACTTGATTAAGCAAGCCGTAAGACAGTTCTAG
- a CDS encoding adenylate kinase codes for MKLGIVTGIPGVGKTTVLSFVDKILSEKDIPHRIVNYGDYMLNTALKEGYVKNRDEIRKLPIERQRELQALAARRIVDDLSTLGNNGLGLVDTHAVIRTPSGYLPGLPKHVVEVLSPNVIFLLEADPKLILERQKRDNTRARADYSDIYVINEVIQFARYSAMASAVLVGASVKVVVNQEGDPSIAANEIINSLM; via the coding sequence ATGAAATTGGGTATAGTAACTGGAATACCTGGTGTGGGTAAAACTACTGTTTTATCGTTTGTAGACAAGATCTTATCTGAGAAAGATATCCCACATAGGATTGTAAATTATGGGGATTATATGTTAAATACAGCGCTAAAAGAAGGCTATGTAAAGAATAGAGACGAGATAAGAAAATTACCAATTGAGAGACAGCGTGAGTTACAGGCTTTAGCTGCAAGGAGAATCGTTGATGATTTATCAACATTAGGTAATAATGGTTTAGGTTTAGTGGATACACATGCAGTGATCAGAACACCATCAGGGTATCTGCCTGGACTTCCAAAACATGTCGTAGAGGTTCTTTCCCCTAACGTAATCTTTTTATTGGAGGCAGATCCTAAACTTATATTAGAAAGGCAAAAGAGGGATAATACTAGAGCCAGAGCCGACTATAGTGATATCTACGTTATCAATGAAGTTATTCAATTTGCTAGATATTCAGCTATGGCATCAGCAGTACTAGTCGGGGCATCAGTTAAGGTAGTGGTAAATCAAGAAGGAGATCCTTCTATTGCCGCTAATGAAATAATAAATTCGTTAATGTGA
- the secY gene encoding preprotein translocase subunit SecY, whose product MSFVDSLANLGQYLPAVVKPKEKPSLGQKLIWSLVAVIIYLIMASTPLYGITATSFFKNLVLEQIIFASTTGTLAQLGIGPIITAGLIMQILAGSKLIQIDLNDPDDRIKFTEAQKGLAFIFIIVESVLFGYVLARTSTTISGSVLLIAGIVIAQLIVATYLILLLDEMIQKGWGLGSGVSLFILAGVMKIMFWDMFGIASVSSQNLPVGFFPALFTALASHSSIANLIVNTSTKNLFQPDLVGLITTVALIIITIYLTTMTIEIPVTSQRLRGIRRTIPLNFLYVSSIPVIFVAVLGSDIQLFASLASYVSPSASNILDTISGAFFFPPPNSAIPHSVYAIVLDPLGALEYSVIFIVLSILFGILWVDVAGLDPATQAQQLVEAGIEIPGVRSNPRIIEGILAKYIYPLAFFSSIIVGLIAVVATLLGAYGTGIGILLAVTIAIQYYSLLAYERSLEMYPLLKRLIGE is encoded by the coding sequence ATGTCTTTCGTTGATTCACTAGCTAACCTTGGGCAATATTTACCAGCTGTTGTTAAACCTAAAGAAAAGCCTTCATTAGGTCAAAAGTTAATTTGGTCGCTAGTTGCTGTTATAATATATCTGATAATGGCCTCTACTCCCCTTTATGGGATAACTGCAACATCGTTTTTCAAGAATCTCGTATTGGAGCAAATTATCTTCGCATCTACCACGGGTACTTTGGCACAGTTAGGTATAGGACCCATAATAACAGCTGGTTTGATTATGCAGATATTAGCTGGATCTAAGCTAATTCAAATCGATTTAAATGATCCAGATGATAGGATTAAGTTTACAGAAGCTCAAAAAGGTTTAGCATTCATCTTTATTATAGTTGAATCGGTACTATTTGGGTATGTATTAGCTAGAACCTCAACAACTATTAGTGGTTCAGTATTGCTTATTGCAGGTATAGTTATAGCTCAACTCATTGTAGCAACATATTTAATTTTATTACTAGACGAAATGATACAGAAAGGCTGGGGATTAGGGTCTGGAGTAAGTTTGTTTATACTAGCTGGTGTCATGAAAATCATGTTTTGGGATATGTTCGGGATAGCAAGTGTGAGCTCACAAAACTTGCCTGTAGGTTTCTTTCCTGCTTTATTTACTGCCTTAGCATCTCACAGTAGTATTGCTAATTTAATAGTTAACACCTCAACCAAGAATTTATTCCAACCTGATTTAGTTGGTTTAATAACTACTGTAGCATTAATAATAATAACCATATATCTTACTACGATGACTATTGAAATACCTGTAACTTCTCAGAGACTAAGAGGAATTAGAAGAACTATACCATTGAATTTCCTTTATGTTAGTAGCATACCAGTTATATTTGTTGCAGTATTAGGTTCTGACATTCAATTATTTGCTTCGTTGGCATCTTATGTTTCACCGTCAGCGTCAAATATTTTAGATACGATAAGCGGGGCGTTCTTTTTCCCTCCACCAAATTCAGCTATACCTCATAGTGTATATGCAATAGTTTTAGATCCATTAGGTGCACTAGAATATTCTGTAATTTTTATTGTGCTTAGTATTCTATTTGGAATATTATGGGTCGATGTAGCTGGTTTAGATCCAGCTACTCAAGCTCAGCAATTAGTTGAAGCAGGTATTGAAATCCCTGGAGTCAGAAGCAACCCGAGAATTATTGAAGGAATATTGGCTAAATATATATACCCATTAGCATTCTTTAGCTCAATAATTGTTGGTTTGATTGCAGTAGTTGCTACACTTTTAGGTGCTTACGGAACTGGGATAGGAATATTGTTGGCTGTAACAATAGCAATACAATATTATAGCTTATTAGCTTATGAAAGATCTTTAGAAATGTACCCACTATTAAAGAGATTGATAGGTGAGTAG
- a CDS encoding uL15 family ribosomal protein, which produces MVVRREKKSRKLRGSRTMGWGIRGQHRDRGAQGSRQIGMHKEKWSWLVKYGKGWYGKHGFRNPTTKLVSTISLRRLNELLINGSIKLEEKDGKKVLDLNQLGYEKLLGGGNLSIAVVIKVKKASAKAVEKVKQIGGEVILSPTE; this is translated from the coding sequence ATGGTGGTAAGAAGAGAGAAGAAATCTAGAAAACTAAGGGGATCAAGAACAATGGGATGGGGTATAAGGGGACAACATAGAGATAGAGGAGCACAAGGTAGTAGGCAAATAGGTATGCATAAAGAGAAATGGTCTTGGCTAGTAAAATACGGAAAGGGATGGTATGGTAAACATGGATTCCGAAATCCAACCACAAAACTTGTCAGTACAATATCGCTGAGAAGGCTAAATGAGTTATTAATAAATGGTTCTATAAAACTTGAGGAGAAAGATGGTAAAAAAGTGTTGGATTTAAATCAGTTAGGTTATGAGAAATTGCTTGGCGGTGGTAATTTAAGTATTGCAGTGGTTATAAAAGTAAAGAAGGCTAGTGCTAAAGCCGTAGAGAAAGTAAAGCAAATTGGGGGAGAAGTAATATTAAGCCCAACTGAATAG
- a CDS encoding 50S ribosomal protein L30 → MVELLAVVRIRGWAKAPWFINETLEMLRLKYNFNAMIYPKVPPILGMLHKTSPYVTWGEINSDVLKMLITTRLETIKGDKVSDSYVKEVLKIDNIDALVKQLYEGKIYLHKLNQYFKLPIRLHPPKGGFKGSVKRPYKNKGEFGYRGDKINELIERMI, encoded by the coding sequence ATGGTTGAATTATTGGCAGTAGTTAGAATTAGAGGTTGGGCAAAAGCTCCCTGGTTTATTAATGAGACATTAGAAATGCTAAGGCTGAAGTATAATTTTAATGCGATGATATACCCAAAAGTACCTCCAATACTCGGTATGTTGCATAAGACTTCACCATATGTTACCTGGGGAGAAATAAATTCTGATGTTTTGAAAATGTTAATCACGACAAGACTTGAAACAATAAAAGGAGATAAGGTTTCAGATAGTTACGTCAAAGAAGTCTTAAAGATCGATAATATTGATGCATTGGTGAAGCAACTCTATGAGGGTAAGATATATTTGCATAAATTAAATCAGTATTTCAAATTGCCTATTCGTTTACACCCTCCTAAAGGTGGATTCAAAGGTAGTGTTAAAAGACCATATAAAAATAAAGGTGAATTTGGATATAGGGGAGATAAGATAAATGAATTAATAGAGAGGATGATCTAA
- a CDS encoding 30S ribosomal protein S5 has product MAEEVPSINIEEWKPRTLVGNLVKSGKISSIKDLFDRNLPITEPEIVDVLLPKLKYEVIDIKVVQKQTDAGEISRYKVLVIMGNMDGYVSIGTGKAKQLRVAIQKAIRDAKMNIIPVRRGCGSWQCTCGEPHSLPFKVIGKAGSVEIELLPAPKGTGLVVGSVLKTLLTYAGIKDAWSTTKGETRTTENFVRAGYNALYNTYRFVTLQDWARKR; this is encoded by the coding sequence ATGGCAGAAGAGGTTCCTAGCATAAATATAGAGGAATGGAAACCTAGAACATTAGTAGGCAATCTTGTAAAGAGTGGAAAGATATCATCTATAAAAGATCTATTTGATAGAAATCTTCCGATTACAGAGCCAGAAATTGTAGATGTCTTATTACCTAAACTTAAATATGAAGTTATAGATATTAAAGTAGTTCAAAAACAGACTGATGCAGGAGAGATATCCAGATACAAGGTCTTAGTAATTATGGGAAATATGGACGGTTATGTAAGTATTGGCACAGGTAAGGCTAAACAACTAAGAGTCGCAATTCAGAAGGCAATTAGAGATGCTAAGATGAATATAATACCAGTAAGAAGAGGATGTGGAAGCTGGCAATGTACGTGTGGAGAACCTCACAGTTTGCCATTCAAGGTAATTGGAAAGGCAGGCAGTGTGGAAATTGAACTGTTACCAGCTCCTAAGGGTACCGGGTTAGTTGTAGGTAGTGTATTAAAAACTTTGTTGACATATGCTGGTATTAAAGATGCATGGTCTACTACAAAAGGTGAAACCAGAACTACAGAAAACTTTGTGAGAGCTGGCTATAATGCACTTTACAACACATATAGATTTGTTACTTTACAAGATTGGGCTAGAAAGAGGTAA